The segment ACCTGAGCGGTCAAGGAGTCGGGAATCAGGTAGTCGAATTCCTTGTCTACGGCAACATCAACTACGATTTTGGCGATCATGGGTGGAAAATCTGAACAGATATATTTATGAGTGTAAAGCTAATCAGCATACAACCTTTTAAGTGCTGCAATCTCATTAGGTCCGAAAAATAAAAAGCCGGAACCATAGTGGCTTCCGGCTTACAGTGCAACAAATCAAACAGCTTTAATTTTCTTTAATCGTGAGCCCTGTCATAAGATACTTGTGAATAATTTTACCAGTTGATTTATCTGGCTCCAAAATCGTCATTCTGCCTTGGTGCGTGATTACTAACGCTAATCTGTCGCCAAAAGGCTTAATGAGCGGGTCCAGTTCCCAGGTTGTTTGCGTTGGATCCTTCACATTCCTGGAAATAAGGAAGGGCATATCATCTCGACTCTGCGGATCTACCACAACCTTCCACGCTACTTGGTCTTTCGTTAAATCCGACCAATTCGTAGTCGCACAGGCGGGCATTTCAGGCCCAGAAACAAATGCGGGGGTGACATTAAGAATACCCATCGAGCCCCACAATTTAAAATAATCGGTCGCAGTAGCCGCATTGGTATCCACCGGCCACACCGACGTTTCATAACGCGCACTTCTCGCCAGATTTTCAGCATAGATCATGGTGGCAATCTGTTTGCCACTGCTACCGGCACTCGTAGCTTTAGCTTTCAACACTGCACCAGAAATCGCGGGAAACAATAGGCCAGCCAAAATTCCGATAATGGCGATAACCACCAACAACTCGATCAACGTAAACCCTTTAACTTTGCCAAACAGCTTACTCATAGAGAACTCCTTATTGATGATTAACCACTTCTTTGCTGAAACTAAAACGAAGTAAGCCTATACCAACTGCATAAGGTCGTCAATAGGCTCGTTTTATTACTAAACTCTAGATGCGTCGAAATCTTCAATTATATCCAGATTTTGACAGAATTTACAAAATGTTCAAAATAAGAAAAACGTCTTTTGCTTCATAAAATATTTTGTTGATTCTGTTCATTCTGTCAACGCTTCGCGATTTTACGCCAAATCCCGCTCGCTCAACTCGTCTTCATCCAGACCCAAATAGTGGCCCCACTCATGCAGCAGGGTCTTCCGGAGTTCAACCCGATAGCGGGGCATATCGGCCTGCGCTTCGTCCCAAATATTAAAAAGGAATAAAAAGATTTCCGTGGGCATGGGATCCGATGCCTCATGAGGATAGTCATCGCCCACAAACAAGCCCATGACGTCCGCTTCAACCCCATCGGCAAGGAGGTCAGGTGGTGGCGATTTCTCGAAAATAATCGGGATATCCTGGATTTTAGAGCGGATTTGAGGGGGAAGTCGGCTGATTAACAGAGATGTCTCCTCGTCAGCGACATCGCGCAACCGAGTCCAAAGAGGATCATGCATAATCAATACTTTTTCCGCTCTTTTTTTGTGGGAGGGGCACTATGTGCCGCGACAGCCCTATTCTGTCACTGAAAGGAACAGTCGCGGCGCATAGCGCCCCTCCCA is part of the bacterium genome and harbors:
- a CDS encoding type II secretion system protein, with protein sequence MSKLFGKVKGFTLIELLVVIAIIGILAGLLFPAISGAVLKAKATSAGSSGKQIATMIYAENLARSARYETSVWPVDTNAATATDYFKLWGSMGILNVTPAFVSGPEMPACATTNWSDLTKDQVAWKVVVDPQSRDDMPFLISRNVKDPTQTTWELDPLIKPFGDRLALVITHQGRMTILEPDKSTGKIIHKYLMTGLTIKEN
- a CDS encoding metallopeptidase family protein, with the translated sequence MHDPLWTRLRDVADEETSLLISRLPPQIRSKIQDIPIIFEKSPPPDLLADGVEADVMGLFVGDDYPHEASDPMPTEIFLFLFNIWDEAQADMPRYRVELRKTLLHEWGHYLGLDEDELSERDLA